A stretch of the Macaca thibetana thibetana isolate TM-01 chromosome X, ASM2454274v1, whole genome shotgun sequence genome encodes the following:
- the LOC126946441 gene encoding cancer/testis antigen family 45 member A8-like isoform X1 — MLLETMTDKTEKVAVDPETMFKRPRECDSPSYQKRQRIALLARKQGAGDSLTAGSAMSKEKKLKTGDGIPPIQLDSQIDDFAGFSKDKLIQKPSSNAPVGGIITSNFSGDDLKCREIVPIPKSQEEINADIKRQLVKEIRSIGRKYEKIFKLLEGVQGPIEVKKLFFESIIKEAARCMSRDFVQLLEKKLEHMIWEYLSMEDYDNSNA, encoded by the exons ATGCTTCTG GAAACAATGACCGATAAAACAGAGAAGGTGGCTGTAGATCCTGAAACCATGTTTAAACGTCCCAGGGAATGTGACAGTCCTTCATATCAGAAAAGGCAGAGGATTGCCCTGTTGGCAAGGAAACAAGGAGCAGGAGACAGCCTTACTGCAGGCTCTGCCATGTCCAAAGAAAAGA AGCTTAAGACAGGAGATGGTATTCCACCCATCCAATTGGATTCTCAGATTGATGACTTCGCTGGTTTCAGCAAAGATAAGCTGATTCAGAAACCTAGTAGCAATGCACCTGTGGGAGGAATCATTACCAGCAATTTCTCCGGAGATGACCTAAAATGCAGAGAAATAGTCCCTATTCCCAAAAGCCAAGAAGAAATTAATGCTGATATAAAACGTCAATTAGTGAAGGAAATCCGAAGCATTGGACGAA AATACGAAAAGATCTTCAAATTGCTTGAAGGAGTGCAAGGACCTATAGAAGTCAAGAAACTATTTTTTGAATCCATCATCAAGGAAGCAGCAAG ATGTATGAGCCGAGACTTCGTTCAGCTCCTTGAGAAGAAACTGGAGCATATGATTTGGGAGTACTTGTCCATGGAGGATTATGACAACTCAAATGCATAA
- the LOC126946441 gene encoding cancer/testis antigen family 45 member A8-like isoform X2, with the protein MTDKTEKVAVDPETMFKRPRECDSPSYQKRQRIALLARKQGAGDSLTAGSAMSKEKKLKTGDGIPPIQLDSQIDDFAGFSKDKLIQKPSSNAPVGGIITSNFSGDDLKCREIVPIPKSQEEINADIKRQLVKEIRSIGRKYEKIFKLLEGVQGPIEVKKLFFESIIKEAARCMSRDFVQLLEKKLEHMIWEYLSMEDYDNSNA; encoded by the exons ATGACCGATAAAACAGAGAAGGTGGCTGTAGATCCTGAAACCATGTTTAAACGTCCCAGGGAATGTGACAGTCCTTCATATCAGAAAAGGCAGAGGATTGCCCTGTTGGCAAGGAAACAAGGAGCAGGAGACAGCCTTACTGCAGGCTCTGCCATGTCCAAAGAAAAGA AGCTTAAGACAGGAGATGGTATTCCACCCATCCAATTGGATTCTCAGATTGATGACTTCGCTGGTTTCAGCAAAGATAAGCTGATTCAGAAACCTAGTAGCAATGCACCTGTGGGAGGAATCATTACCAGCAATTTCTCCGGAGATGACCTAAAATGCAGAGAAATAGTCCCTATTCCCAAAAGCCAAGAAGAAATTAATGCTGATATAAAACGTCAATTAGTGAAGGAAATCCGAAGCATTGGACGAA AATACGAAAAGATCTTCAAATTGCTTGAAGGAGTGCAAGGACCTATAGAAGTCAAGAAACTATTTTTTGAATCCATCATCAAGGAAGCAGCAAG ATGTATGAGCCGAGACTTCGTTCAGCTCCTTGAGAAGAAACTGGAGCATATGATTTGGGAGTACTTGTCCATGGAGGATTATGACAACTCAAATGCATAA